A stretch of DNA from Coccidioides posadasii str. Silveira chromosome 1, complete sequence:
GAGAGCCTTTAAAACCACGCAATATTTGGAGAAGGGAATGCGGCTCGTTTCCCCGTCTCTCCAGGAGGCAGGCAAAATTAGATCCATCTCCTTCAGGAACTCAGATGACGCTCTTTGATATGGTGGTATTAATGCGGCTGCAAGCTCTCTTGCCGGTTCGGCCAGTGCATCTCCCGATGTCAGTATATCGCCCGCCGTCAATATACCGGTTCCTAGGTTATTTGCTCGAAGTCTCTTTTGGGATTGATCGGCCGCGGTCGCTGGGGCGGAATCGGTCGCAGATCTCTTTTGGATGGCAGGTATTGCAGGTGCTGGCAATGGATAAGTGTTATTCGCAGTGTCCACATGTCCGCTCGGCAGTGTTGGGTTTTCCGCAGGGCTGATGGTCTCCGGGCGGTCAGCAGGAGCGACTTCGCGCTGACCAGATTGCGGTTGGACGCGCATCATCCTGGTGCCGTAGGGCCTGGGGACATAGCCGCCCGGCAAGATGCGTTCGATCATGTCCTTGTGCATCAGGCCTTGGTCGCGAAAGACTTCCATCTCAGGGTGGGCGTTGAAATAGACATCCATAACCTCGCGTTGGTTTACAAAAGCCTCGCGCGCGGGATCCCACGTCCAGTCGGAGGTACTCGCTTTGTGCTGTTCCCAGAGCTTCCACGTCcttttcatcttcctccaaCGATTCTCACAGATTTCCCTAGTCATTGGCTGCTTGGTGAGCTCCTGGACCTTGGAAACGGTGATTTCCCATCCTCGGATCCTAAAATTCCCGTTTCCCTTATCAAGCCCCTCCCCCTTGGCCTGGATTAGGCCGTTCAATAGAGCTCTGTCCATCGTCCAAGTCCATACCGTTCGTGCACTCCTGAGCCGGGCCCTCGACTGTCTTTCTGTCTGCGGGTCGTCGAGGCCCGGCTGGGTTCCCGTCGCGTCCTGTGGCTCGTCTGAGATTCGGCATTCAGCGCCGGCGTGATTCGGGGAATTATCCATGATTGCGGCCAAATTTAGGGGATAACCAAGAACCACACGGATATTCCTGCAGCTTTGACTGTCGTGTGGGTTTTGGTCTGCGAGCGTGTTGCGAGAGAGAGGATAGATACACAGGGAGAGTAGAGAGAGAGTTTACAGGTGAAGTTAAATTTATTTCGCTGGGTCGAATTGTTATTTCGCTCCAAACCGGCATGCTAGCGTGAACTTTTTGGGACCATCGCTTGTGGATGGTCTGGGAAGATGTAACCATTCATTAGTACACACTAAAAGAAGGGACAGgaatatttatatttatttttctattGAGAACATAGCTACTGCCTTCATTAAGATGTCAGTCCCAGAAATTCCCCGGCGACAGGGTCCCACTCGTCATCCCATCGTCTTTTACTGGCGTTTCTCGCGCCCTGTCGAAGCCATTGCAGCTGGGATCTATCTTCGCCAAGGAGATCGATTAGATGACGAGAAAGCTCTTCAGCGCTGCCAAATCCTTTCCCGTCGACACCCTCGGTTATTAGTTCTGGCCATGCCTGGTACCGGTCCCATGCAACTACGGGTAAACCGGCGCCAAACATATCTACGACTTTCATCGGTAGATCGACGCCGCTACTACTGGTATGCAAACACACACCTAGGGAAGAACATGCAAGTAACTTCGCATAGTCCTGTATCGTAAGCCAGGCGCATTGTATGTGTATTTTTCGCAGCTTCCCTTCCGCTGTCAGAGCTGCGATGGCGCGGAGGTACGTGCGCTGTAGCGGCCCTTTGCCAGTAATGATGACATACAAGTCGGGGAGTTTTGCATCCACAGTGGCAGCATGGGTCGAGTACTGGCACAATGCATCTAGAAAGATCGAGAAATCTTCGTCTTGGGTCCATGATGTCGAGCTAACAAGTAGCTCGCACTGCCTGCCCGCGCGATAAGCTTTTACGAAGTTGTTTGTTTCCGGAAGAGAAGTTAGAAAGGCAAATTTCTCATCTTCCCTGACAATCGGCTGAAACAGCTCCGGGGGCCG
This window harbors:
- a CDS encoding uncharacterized protein (EggNog:ENOG410Q54K), giving the protein MDNSPNHAGAECRISDEPQDATGTQPGLDDPQTERQSRARLRSARTVWTWTMDRALLNGLIQAKGEGLDKGNGNFRIRGWEITVSKVQELTKQPMTREICENRWRKMKRTWKLWEQHKASTSDWTWDPAREAFVNQREVMDVYFNAHPEMEVFRDQGLMHKDMIERILPGGYVPRPYGTRMMRVQPQSGQREVAPADRPETISPAENPTLPSGHVDTANNTYPLPAPAIPAIQKRSATDSAPATAADQSQKRLRANNLGTGILTAGDILTSGDALAEPARELAAALIPPYQRASSEFLKEMDLILPASWRDGETSRIPFSKYCVVLKALQDPFASETYIALLSRPRDDRIEFIMNIIGQTPESISPSNTATEPTYLPPLQLAPQEPSTAPLGTGVNASLPSAHPTAPNTHRNGPVAS